The following are encoded together in the Humulus lupulus chromosome 5, drHumLupu1.1, whole genome shotgun sequence genome:
- the LOC133834720 gene encoding tripeptidyl-peptidase 2: MLKLNPYPMLLLHKLPSVPSSSLSLLPQQFSLVVRPESINQTRTPRKSEWTRRRRRRSSSKRPGSSGNDSGGGVTGSFRVRAMPGSSFGGDDNGSLRKFKLNESTFLASLMPKKEIGADRFLEAHPENDGRGVVIAIFDSGVDPAADGLQVTSDGKTKIIDVIDCTGSGDVDTSKVVKTAEDERVIRGASGASLVVNYMWSNPTREWHVGYKYVYELFTDKLTSRLKRERKKKWEEQNQEEIAKAVKRLDEFEQKHCKLEDANIKRVREDLQNRVDYLRKQADSYDDKGPVIDAVVWHDGEVWVAALDTQSLDDDPESGKLADFLPLVNYRVQREYAVLSKLDACTVVLNVYDEGNILSIVTDSSPHGTHVAGIASAFHPKEPLLNGVAPGAQLISCKIGDSRLGSMETGTGLTRAIIAAIENKCDLINMSYGEPSLLPDYGRFVDLVNEVVNKHRLIFVSSAGNSGPALSTVGAPGGTTSTIIGVGAYVSPAMAAGAHGVVEAPSEGLEYTWSSRGPTADGDLGVSISAPGGAVAPVPTWTLQSRMLMNGTSMASPSACGGVALLLSAMKAEGIRVSPYSVRKALENTCVPVGSLPEDKLSTGHGLMQVDKAHEYLQQSKDVPCVWYQIKVTQSGKTTPVSRGIYLREPSACQQSSEWTVLVEPKFHEDASNLDDLVPFEECIELHSSDQAVVRTSEYLLLTHNGRTISVVVDPTNLSEGLHYHEIFGIDCKAPWRGPLFRIPITIIKPMALVNRPPLVTFSRMSFLPGHIERRFLEVPLGATWVEATMQTSGFDTARRFFVDTVQLCPLQRPNKWESVVTFSSPSTKSFSFPVVGGQTMELAIAQFWSSGIGSHETTIVDFEIAFHGININKDEVLLDGSEAPVRIDAEALMASEKLAPAAILNKVRIPYRPVEAKLSTLTTDRDKLPSGKQTLALKLTYKFKLEDGAEISPFIPLLNNRIYDTKFESQFYMISDTNKRVYAMGDVYPDRSKLPKGEYILQLYLRHDNVQYLEKLKQLVLFIERKLEEKDVVRLSFFSQPDGPVMGNGSYKSSLLVPGKKEAFYVGPPSKDKLPKNCQQGSVLCGAISYGKLSYHGDGDGKNPQKNPMSCKISYIVPPNKLDEDKGKGSSPTCTKSISERIEEEVRDAKVKVLASLKQDTDEEHSEWESLSLLLKSEYPKYTPLLAKILEGLLSQNNIEDKISHNEKVIDAANEVVDSTDKDELIKFFALKIDPEDDEVEKLKKKMETTRDQLAEALYQKGLALAAIESIEAEKRKEADAKDADKLADPSEMDSAAKDVDRSVEPSEKDSDAKDADKSVDSFKKDSDSDQPDMFEDNFKELKKWVDVKSSKYGYLLVVRERRCGRLGTALKAITDLIQEDGEPPKKKHYDLKISLLEEIGWNHLVKYEKEWLNVRFPPNLPLF, from the exons atGCTAAAGCTAAACCCTTACCCAATGCTATTATTGCACAAATTACCATCAGTGCCCTCGTCCTCACTCTCTCTCTTACCGCAACAGTTCTCGCTTGTTGTTAGACCCGAAAGCATCAACCAAACGCGAACACCAAGAAAATCAGAGTGgaccagaagaagaagaagaagaagtagtaGTAAACGGCCAGGCAGTAGCGGTAACGATAGTGGTGGTGGTGTTACGGGAAGTTTTAGGGTTAGGGCAATGCCTGGTTCTTCATTCGGTGGTGACGATAATGGTTCGCTCCGTAAATTTAAACTGAACGAGTCAACGTTTTTGGCCTCACTCATGCCTAAGAAGGAGATTGGTGCCGATCGCTTCCTCGAGGCTCATCCGGAAAACGATGGCCGCGGTGTTGTCATCGCAATTTTCG ATTCTGGAGTGGATCCTGCGGCTGATGGATTGCAAGTTACCTCAGACGGGAAGACGAAAATTATAGATGTCATTGATTG TACTGGGAGTGGAGATGTTGATACGTCTAAGGTTGTTAAGACTGCTGAAGATGAACGTGTTATCCGTGGAGCTTCAG GAGCTTCTCTGGTTGTGAATTATATGTGGAGCAATCCCACTCGTGAATGGCACGTGGGTTATAAATACGTATATGAGTTGTTTACAGATAAATTGACTTCCCGCTTGAAG agggaaagaaagaaaaaatgggaGGAGCAAAATCAGGAAGAAATTGCCAAGGCAGTTAAGCGACTTGATGAATTTGAACAG AAACACTGTAAACTTGAGGATGCAAATATTAAGAGAGTTCGTGAAGACCTTCAAAATAGAGTTGATTATTTACGAAAGCAAGCCGAT AGCTATGATGACAAAGGGCCCGTTATAGATGCTGTTGTCTGGCATGATGGAGAAGTTTGGGTGGCTGCCTTAGATACACAAAGTCTCGATGATGACCCAGAGAGTGGAAAACTTGCTGATTTTTTGCCCTTAGTTAATTATAG GGTTCAACGAGAGTATGCCGTGCTTAGCAAATTAGATGCCTGTACAGTTGTTCTTAATGTGTATGATGAGGGGAATATTTTAAGTATTGTAACTGACAGCTCCCCTCATGGCACTCATGTTGCTGGTATTGCAAGTGCTTTCCATCCAAAG GAACCCTTGTTGAATGGAGTTGCACCAGGGGCACAGCTGATATCTTGTAAAATTGGAGACTCACGCTTAGGTTCAATGGAGACTGGAACCGGTCTAACACGAGCTATTATAGCTGCTATTGAG AATAAATGTGATCTTATCAACATGAGTTATGGAGAACCTTCTTTGCTGCCAGACTATGGCCGCTTTGTTGACCTTGTTAATGAa GTTGTAAACAAACACCGATTGATATTTGTGAGTAGTGCTGGTAACAGTGGTCCAGCTTTGAGCACTGTTGGAGCACCTGGCGGTACCACTTCAACCATTATAGGAGTTGGTGCATATGTCTCCCCAGCTATGGCTGCTGGTGCTCATGGTGTTGTTGAAGCTCCATCTGAAGGGCTTGAATATACTTG GTCCAGCCGAGGACCAACTGCTGATGGAGATCTTGGTGTTTCTATAAGTGCTCCTGGTGGTGCTGTTGCTCCTGTTCCTACGTGGACTCTCCAAAGTCGTATGCTCATGAATGGAACATCAATGGCATCACCGTCCGCCTGTGGGGGTGTTGCATTGCTTTTAAGTGCAATGAAG GCTGAGGGGATTCGTGTGAGCCCATACAGTGTAAGGAAAGCTCTTGAGAATACATGTGTTCCAGTAGGCAGTTTACCTGAGGATAAGTTGTCcactgggcatggacttatgcaAGTTGACAA GGCACATGAATATTTACAACAGTCCAAGGATGTACCATGTGTTTGGTATCAAATAAAAGTCACTCAATCTGGAAAAACAA CTCCTGTATCACGAGGCATCTACCTCAGAGAGCCTAGTGCTTGCCAACAATCTAGTGAG TGGACAGTGCTAGTTGAACCAAAATTTCATGAAGATGCAAGCAATTTGGATGATTTGGTTCCCTTTGAGGAGTGTATTGAGTTACATTCAAGTGATCAAGCAGTTGTAAGGACTTCAGAGTATCTCCTTCTTACACATAATGGGCGAACCATTAG CGTAGTAGTGGATCCTACCAATCTTAGTGAAGGACTGCACTATCATGAAATTTTTGGTATTGATTGTAAAGCTCCCTGGCGTGGTCCTCTTTTCAGAATACCGATTACTATTATTAAGCCCATGGCTTTAGTGAATCGACCTCCATTAGTCACATTTTCTAGGATGTCTTTTCTGCCAG GCCACATTGAGAGAAGATTTTTAGAGGTGCCTCTTGGTGCCACTTGGGTTGAAGCAACCATGCAAACCTCAGGCTTTGACACAGCTCGTAGATTTTTTGTTGACACTGTTCAG CTTTGTCCTCTGCAAAGGCCTAATAAGTGGGAGAGTGTTGTTACATTTTCTTCTCCTTCTACCAAGAGCTTTTCCTTTCCCGTTGTTGGTGGCCAGACGATGGAATTAGCTATAGCGCAGTTTTGGTCTAGTGGCATAGGAAGCCATGAAACAACTATTGTAGATTTTGAG ATTGcatttcatggaattaatataaataaagatGAAGTACTACTTGATGGAAGTGAAGCACCGGTTAGAATTGATGCTGAAGCTCTAATGGCCTCTGAGAAACTTGCACCTGCTGCTATTCTAAACAAG GTAAGGATTCCTTACCGTCCTGTTGAAGCTAAACTTTCTACTCTTACAACAGACCGTGACAAACTACCCTCAGGCAAACAAACCCTAGCACTGAAATTAAC GTACAAGTTCAAACTGGAAGATGGAGCTGAAATAAGCCCTTTCATTCCATTACTTAACAACCGCATATACGACACTAAGTTTGAGTCTCAATTTTATATGATTTCCGACACAAACAAG CGTGTATATGCAATGGGTGATGTTTACCCCGATCGCTCAAAACTTCCCAAGGGAGAATACATCTTACAGCTATATTTAAG ACATGACAATGTGCAGTATCTGGAAAAGTTGAAGCAGTTAGTGCTGTTCATTGAAAGAAAGTTGGAAGAGAAG GATGTGGTACGATTGAGCTTTTTCTCTCAACCAGACGGTCCTGTGATGGGAAATGGCAGTTACAAGTCATCACTTTTAGTTCCTGG GAAAAAAGAAGCATTTTATGTGGGCCCACCATCTAAAGACAAGCTTCCAAAG AATTGTCAGCAAGGTTCTGTACTTTGTGGAGCAATCTCATATGGAAAGCTATCCTATCATGGGGACGGGGATGGAAAAAATCCACAAAAGAACCCCATGTCTTGTAAAATTTCTTATATAGTGCCACCAAATAAG CTAGATGAGGACAAAGGGAAAGGTTCTTCTCCAACTTGTACCAAATCTATCTCTGAACGTATAGAAGAGGAG GTTCGAGATGCAAAGGTAAAGGTTCTTGCAAGCCTAAAGCAAGACACCGATGAAGAACACTCTGAGTGGGAAAGTTTGTCTCTCTTGTTGAAG TCTGAATATCCAAAGTACACTCCACTTCTTGCAAAGATATTGGAAGGTTTACTTTCTCAAAACAACATTGAGGACAAAATAAGCCATAATGAAAAG GTCATTGATGCAGCAAATGAGGTAGTTGATAGCACTGACAAAGATGAGTTGATAAAATTCTTTGCGCTTAAGATTGATCCAGAAGATGATGAAGTAGAG AAACTCAAAAAGAAAATGGAGACAACTCGTGATCAGTTAGCAGAGGCACTCTATCAGAAAGGATTGGCATTAGCAGCAATTGAATCTATAGAG GCTGAGAAGAGGAAAGAAGCTGATGCAAAGGATGCGGACAAGTTGGCTGATCCTTCTGAAATGGACTCTGCTGCAAAGGATGTGGACAGGTCGGTTGAACCTTCTGAAAAGGATTCTGATGCAAAGGATGCAGACAAGTCGGTTGATTCCTTTAAAAAGGACTCTGATTCGGACCAGCCTGACATGTTTGAAGATAACTTTAAAGAACTGAAGAAATGGGTTGATGTGAAGTCCTCTAAATATGGTTACCTCTTAGTAGTACGTGAGAGACGTTGTGGAAGGCTTGGAACAGCGCTAAAG GCGATTACTGATTTGATTCAAGAGGATGGGGAACCTCCCAAGAAAAAGCACTATGACTTGAAGATTTCTTTGCTGGAGGAAATCGGGTGGAATCACTTGGTGAAATACGAGAAAGAGTGGTTGAACGTGCGCTTTCCACCAAATCTACCTCTTTTTTGA